The stretch of DNA AGCCCCGCCCGTTTCGACAAATCCGGATACGGCAGATCGAAGTTCCGACGCAAATATCCTGCGAAATTCCTTGCGCTCCCAATCCGTCAAGTCTCTACCGAGACGATTTCGCAGGCGCGCCAATGTCGGACGGTCGATTTCGGGTGGGATCAGGTCTCTGTTCGTGTCTAAATATCTGACGATACGCTCAACGTCTGGCGTTTCCAGCGATGCTATAGTGGATTTCGTTTCGACCGCCGCATCTGCTCCGAACCCGGTCGATTGGGCTAACCCGGCATCTCTTGCGCGCGACGGCAAGGAGTGGGCGCGAACGGGCTCATGTGTCGCCGCGTGTACCTCCATCCATTGGCTAACGGTGCGCTTATCCCACTCGTTGTGCGTATCGGACTCTTGTATCAGATCAGGGGATTGGGAGGCGCTCGCCGGCTTAATTCCAAGTAGATGAATCCTGACGCCGAAAGTCTGTGCGACCTGAACACCGATTCTAATGTCCTCATCGCCTGAAAGAATTAGGGCATCGCTGATTGCTCGATTCCGTGCCAACTCGATAAGGTCTGTAACGATCAGGGAATCCACACCCTTCTGTTGTCCCTGATTGTTCACCATCCCGAGTCGGAGCTTGACGTCAGAGGCATAGGAAATTTCATTCTGTTCGGGTGTGGGGCGATTAGCGCGAGGTAGGCCGTCATACCAATAGATCCTTAGCAGACGCGTTCCTGGAGCTGCCTGTTCCGCTTCTTCGGCCAGCCGCTTCAAGGCGTCCTTAACGGATAGCCTAATCGTTTCCCGCCGCTGTCTCTGACCGGTAAGCAGGGCTGACCCTTGGGCATAGAGATAGCCTGCGTCCACAAAAATAGCGATTTGCACCGATCCGTCCTTCCCCAAAATGTAATGGGGCGCCCGAAGGCGCCCCTAAATAGGTGGCGGACAGCGTTCGATACCTGCCATCCGACTGTAAACATATATTGCACAAGCAACCGATGGTCAATAACGGCGGGCAAGCGCACCAAGCGGCTGCTACGCGACCAAGGGGCGCTTTTCTACTACACCGTCACCACATCCGCCCCTTCGCCCGCGTACAGCCGTTCGACCAGGCCGGCTCTCGCGTTCAGGATGGCGCGCTGGTTGAGGTAGCCCTTGTCGGTGATCTCGCCGGCGTCGATATCCGGCGGCGCGGTCATCAAGAGGACGCGGGCGATGCGCTGGCTGGAGCCGGGATGCTCGCGGTTGTAGGCGGCGATCTTTACCCGCAGGGCGTCGTGCACCGCCGGATGCGCGACGACGTCCGCCGGCGACAGGCCCTCCGCCGCCGGGCCGATCGCCGCCTTGCAGGCGTCCAGGTTGGCGAAGCCGAGCAGGCCGACCTCGTCGCGGTCCTCGCCGGTCACCGCGGCATCCGAGACCAGCGGGCCGAGGAAGGAGAGCGCATCGAGGCGCAGCACGCCGGTCGCGACCCAGGTGCCGGTGAGCAGCTTGAAATTCTCCGCCACCCGCCCGTCGAAGCTGAGGCCCTGCATCGGGTCCGCTTCGTCGATCCATTTCACGGCGTCGCCGATCCGGTAGAAGCCCTCCGCGTCGAAGGCCTCGGCGGTCTTTTCCGGATTGCGGTAGTAGCCCGGCGCGATGTTCGGGCCGCGGAAGCGGATCTCCGTCTTGCCGCCGGCCGGCGCCAGCTTGGCCTCCAGGCCGGGAATCGGCAGGCCGACGGTGCCCGACCGGTCGCACGGCCAGTAGCCCTTGATCGCCGGTGGGCCGGTCTCGGTCGAGCCGAGCGAGGTCATCATCGGGATGCGCGCGCCGCGCACCCGGATCGACAGCGCCTCGATGCGGTCCCACAGCGCCTGGGGCAGGCCGGCGCCGGCATAGAACAGATACTGGCAGTCGCCCAGGACATGTTCGGCGAAGGCGGGATCGGCCTCGAGCGCCGGGACCAGCAGGTCGTAGGCCCGCGCGACGTTGACATACTGGTTGATCTTGACCTCGCGCAGGTTGCGCAGGGTCGCGTCGAACCGGCCCGGCACCGGCTTGCCCTCGTCGAGCCAGTAGGTGCCGCCGAAGCGCAGGATGGTATTGAAGTTGAAGTTCGCTGCGAAGGTGTGGTTCCAGGGCAGCCAGTCGCAGATCACCGGCGGCTCGTCGTGCAGGAACGGCCAGACCTGGCCGATCTGGGTCAGCGACGAGCACATCAGCCGCTGGGTGTTGATCACGCCCTTGGGCAGGCCGGTGCTGCCCGAGGTCAGCAGGATCTTGCCGATGCTGTCGCCCGTCACCGCCGCATAGGCGCGCTCGACCGCCTCGTCGGCCTCGGCCGCCAACAGGTCGCCGAACGGGATAGCGCCGGCGATGGCCTCGACGTTGCGCGTCGCCACGATCGTTGCGGTCGGCTTCACCGCTTCCAGCGCCGGTTTGAACAGCGCCGCGTCCTCGACATAGATCAGGCTGGGCGTGAAGCTGTCGCAGACATGGCGGACCTTGGCGAAGTCCTTCGACATCAGCGAATAGGCCGGCGAGACCGGCATCGCCGGGATGCCGACCTGCATTGCGCCGAGTTGCAGGACCGCAAAGTTCAGGCTGTTGTCGCTCAGGATGGCGACCGTGTTGTCGCCGTTGTGGCCGTTGTCGAGCAGCCATTGCGAGACCCGGTCCGCCCGGTCGCGCGCCGCGGCGTAGGTCAGGTGGACCCAGTCGCCGTCCGCGCCGCGCTGGGCGAGGAAGGTCCGGTCCGGAATGCGCGCGGCCTGCCGGCGCAGGTCGTCGGACACCTGCACCGGATAGGGTTCGAGCGGCGTCGGGTTGCGCAGGATGGTCTCGCCGTTGTCCCGCCGCTCGATCTCCAGCGCGCGTTCGGGGAGCCGGAGCGGCGTATAGGGCCAGTCCTTGGTCCAGCCGGTCGACGGGTCCCTGTCTGGAATCGGGTCAGGGATCGGGCGCACGTCGTTCATCGGGCCTGCGATACCTCCACGACGACCGCCATCGCGCTGTCGCCGGCGGCGCAGCCGGTGAACAGGCCGCGCCCGCCGCCGCGCTGCACCAGTTCTTCGACCAGTTCGATCACCAGGCGCAGGCCGGTCGGCCCGTTCGGATGGCCGAAGATCAGCGAGCAGCCGTAGTTGTTCATCGCGTCGACGTCGAAGCCGGTCTCCCGGGCGAACACGACGTCGTTGACGGCGAAGGGGTTGTGGGTCTTGACCGCGTCGATGTCGCCGATCGTCAGCCCGGCCATGTCCAGCGCCTGCTGCGCCGCCGGCACCGGCGCCGCCGGCATGTAGTGCGGCTTGGTCCGCGCCATGCCGAAGCCGAGCACCGCGATGTCGACGGACGGATCCTTCGACAGCGCACGCGCCTTGTCCGGCGTTGCGAGAATGACGCCGGCGTTGCCATCGGCCGGATGGGTCTGGCCGCCGAAGGTGACCGTGCCGTCTTCCTGGACCGGCTTGAGCCGTGCGAGGCCTTCGCGGGTCGAGGGCCGCACGCCCTCGTCGCCGTCGATGGTCCCGGCCGTCTTCCGGAAGCGCTTGTCCGGCACCTCGAAGGGCAGCTTCATGTAGCCTTTCTGGAAGGCGCGGTCGTCCGCCAGCGCCATCTCATACTGTTCCCAGCGCCGAAACACGACGTCGTGCTGCTCCTCGGTGGAAACCTGCCAGTCGCGGGCGCAGTTCTCCGCCGTGCCGACCATCGGCGGGCCGCCCAGCGGATCGCCCTCGAACCCGTCGATCGGCCAG from Rhodospirillaceae bacterium encodes:
- a CDS encoding NYN domain-containing protein, with the protein product MDAGYLYAQGSALLTGQRQRRETIRLSVKDALKRLAEEAEQAAPGTRLLRIYWYDGLPRANRPTPEQNEISYASDVKLRLGMVNNQGQQKGVDSLIVTDLIELARNRAISDALILSGDEDIRIGVQVAQTFGVRIHLLGIKPASASQSPDLIQESDTHNEWDKRTVSQWMEVHAATHEPVRAHSLPSRARDAGLAQSTGFGADAAVETKSTIASLETPDVERIVRYLDTNRDLIPPEIDRPTLARLRNRLGRDLTDWERKEFRRIFASELRSAVSGFVETGGAEKS
- a CDS encoding thiolase family protein; its protein translation is MAAIENVRIPYGGYWSTPFSKWQNSFAELHSIRFAAHVAREALAEREIDPQSFDHAVMGITTPQESSFFGLPWLMKMIGNDAVPGTQVSQACATGARVLQTASFEIERGMGSASLCVAADRTSNGPVLSYPSPSNPGGAPDIERWPIDGFEGDPLGGPPMVGTAENCARDWQVSTEEQHDVVFRRWEQYEMALADDRAFQKGYMKLPFEVPDKRFRKTAGTIDGDEGVRPSTREGLARLKPVQEDGTVTFGGQTHPADGNAGVILATPDKARALSKDPSVDIAVLGFGMARTKPHYMPAAPVPAAQQALDMAGLTIGDIDAVKTHNPFAVNDVVFARETGFDVDAMNNYGCSLIFGHPNGPTGLRLVIELVEELVQRGGGRGLFTGCAAGDSAMAVVVEVSQAR
- a CDS encoding feruloyl-CoA synthase, whose translation is MNDVRPIPDPIPDRDPSTGWTKDWPYTPLRLPERALEIERRDNGETILRNPTPLEPYPVQVSDDLRRQAARIPDRTFLAQRGADGDWVHLTYAAARDRADRVSQWLLDNGHNGDNTVAILSDNSLNFAVLQLGAMQVGIPAMPVSPAYSLMSKDFAKVRHVCDSFTPSLIYVEDAALFKPALEAVKPTATIVATRNVEAIAGAIPFGDLLAAEADEAVERAYAAVTGDSIGKILLTSGSTGLPKGVINTQRLMCSSLTQIGQVWPFLHDEPPVICDWLPWNHTFAANFNFNTILRFGGTYWLDEGKPVPGRFDATLRNLREVKINQYVNVARAYDLLVPALEADPAFAEHVLGDCQYLFYAGAGLPQALWDRIEALSIRVRGARIPMMTSLGSTETGPPAIKGYWPCDRSGTVGLPIPGLEAKLAPAGGKTEIRFRGPNIAPGYYRNPEKTAEAFDAEGFYRIGDAVKWIDEADPMQGLSFDGRVAENFKLLTGTWVATGVLRLDALSFLGPLVSDAAVTGEDRDEVGLLGFANLDACKAAIGPAAEGLSPADVVAHPAVHDALRVKIAAYNREHPGSSQRIARVLLMTAPPDIDAGEITDKGYLNQRAILNARAGLVERLYAGEGADVVTV